The Nitriliruptor alkaliphilus DSM 45188 genome includes a region encoding these proteins:
- a CDS encoding serine/threonine-protein kinase: protein MVMQAGDTVAQRWKLTERVATGGMGDVYRAHDRRLERQVAIKTLRAEGDVARQRFDAEVAVLAKLQHANIVPLFDAGEHDGVPFLVMAFIDGPTLSEVVADGPLAPERVASIGAELAGALHYAHGAGVVHRDVKPGNVLFDARGVARLADFGIARLADVAGVTATGVAMGTAAYIAPEQLTRDLEVGPRADLYALGLVLLEALTGEREFDGPATEAALARLSRDPHIPETLPSGWQQLLGGLTARRPDQRPTANEVVAALADIDGAPDRTRTLELAADGAGTTTVIEQDTPTVTARGPVGDRGGRWHTGGRRLAPYVAIGVVSFLAAWVLVAGPDAPEEVTGPDGREVELPAELEDALETLHETVQP from the coding sequence ATGGTCATGCAGGCGGGCGACACGGTCGCGCAGCGGTGGAAGCTCACCGAGCGCGTCGCGACCGGGGGCATGGGCGATGTCTACCGCGCGCACGACCGACGCCTCGAGCGGCAGGTGGCGATCAAGACCCTGCGCGCCGAGGGCGACGTCGCACGGCAGCGCTTCGACGCCGAGGTGGCCGTCCTCGCCAAGCTCCAGCACGCCAACATCGTGCCGCTCTTCGACGCGGGTGAGCACGACGGGGTGCCGTTCCTGGTGATGGCGTTCATCGACGGACCGACCTTGTCCGAGGTGGTGGCCGACGGTCCGCTGGCGCCCGAACGGGTCGCGAGCATCGGTGCCGAGCTCGCGGGGGCGTTGCACTACGCCCACGGTGCGGGCGTCGTCCACCGCGATGTCAAACCCGGCAACGTCCTGTTCGACGCGCGAGGGGTCGCCCGACTCGCGGACTTCGGCATCGCACGTCTGGCCGACGTCGCGGGCGTCACCGCCACCGGTGTGGCGATGGGCACCGCGGCCTACATCGCTCCCGAGCAGCTGACGCGCGACCTCGAGGTGGGGCCACGGGCCGATCTCTACGCGTTGGGGCTGGTCCTGCTCGAGGCGTTGACGGGGGAGCGGGAGTTCGACGGTCCGGCCACGGAAGCGGCGCTCGCCCGACTGTCGCGTGATCCTCACATCCCCGAGACCCTGCCCTCGGGGTGGCAGCAGCTCCTCGGGGGCCTCACCGCGCGGCGTCCCGACCAGCGGCCGACCGCGAACGAGGTCGTGGCTGCCCTGGCGGACATCGACGGGGCGCCTGACAGGACGCGGACCCTGGAGCTGGCCGCCGACGGCGCCGGGACGACGACCGTGATCGAGCAGGACACCCCGACCGTCACGGCCCGCGGCCCGGTCGGCGATCGCGGAGGTCGCTGGCACACCGGTGGCCGACGACTGGCGCCCTACGTGGCGATCGGGGTGGTCAGCTTCCTCGCGGCCTGGGTGCTCGTCGCCGGGCCGGACGCACCCGAGGAGGTCACCGGACCCGACGGACGCGAGGTCGAGCTCCCGGCCGAGCTCGAGGACGCGCTCGAGACGCTCCACGAGACGGTGCAGCCGTGA
- the ligD gene encoding non-homologous end-joining DNA ligase: protein MASAKKAGGLVVDLAGREVTVSSPDKVFFDERGETKLDLIRYYEAVADPLFAAMGGRPVLLERYPNGAGGSSFFQKRVPKNAPGWLTTTVVGTVNGTTSDALVAADVAHVAWAVNLGCLGFHVWPQTADDPDHADELRIDLDPQPGTDFDTARGAAKELRTLLEEVGLIGYPKTTGKRGIHVYLRLAPRWDHYQVRSAAVAVARELERRRPDLLTAAWWKEERGERIFVDYNQNAPHKTVFGAWCVRARAGAQVSTPFGWDELDDVNPDELTIATVPERVAERGDPWAPMYDEPQSLEPLLAMHERDREAGLMDAPWPPVYPKMPDEPPRVAPSRAKQAADPPADRG from the coding sequence ATGGCGAGCGCGAAGAAGGCCGGTGGGCTGGTGGTGGACCTCGCGGGGCGCGAGGTGACCGTCTCCAGCCCCGACAAGGTGTTCTTCGACGAGCGGGGCGAGACCAAGCTCGACCTGATCCGCTACTACGAGGCCGTGGCCGATCCACTCTTCGCGGCGATGGGGGGTCGGCCCGTGCTCCTCGAGCGGTACCCGAACGGAGCCGGTGGCAGCTCGTTCTTCCAGAAGCGGGTGCCGAAGAACGCGCCCGGTTGGCTGACCACGACGGTCGTCGGCACCGTCAACGGCACGACCTCGGACGCGCTGGTCGCGGCGGATGTCGCGCACGTCGCCTGGGCGGTCAACCTCGGTTGCCTCGGCTTCCACGTGTGGCCCCAGACGGCGGACGATCCCGACCACGCCGACGAGCTGCGCATCGACCTCGACCCGCAGCCTGGCACCGACTTCGACACGGCCCGCGGGGCGGCGAAGGAGCTGCGCACGCTGCTCGAGGAGGTGGGACTCATCGGCTACCCGAAGACGACGGGCAAGCGGGGCATCCACGTCTACCTGCGGCTCGCGCCGCGGTGGGACCACTACCAGGTCAGGTCCGCGGCGGTGGCGGTCGCCCGCGAGCTCGAACGTCGACGTCCGGACCTGCTCACCGCCGCGTGGTGGAAGGAGGAACGGGGCGAGCGCATCTTCGTCGACTACAACCAGAACGCGCCGCACAAGACCGTCTTCGGCGCGTGGTGTGTCCGGGCACGTGCGGGAGCGCAGGTCTCGACGCCGTTCGGCTGGGACGAGCTCGACGACGTCAACCCCGACGAGCTCACGATCGCGACCGTGCCGGAGCGGGTCGCCGAGCGGGGCGATCCGTGGGCGCCGATGTACGACGAGCCACAGTCGCTGGAGCCCCTGCTGGCGATGCACGAGCGCGACCGCGAGGCTGGGCTCATGGACGCGCCCTGGCCGCCCGTCTACCCCAAGATGCCGGACGAACCCCCTCGCGTCGCGCCGAGCCGTGCCAAGCAGGCGGCCGACCCGCCGGCCGACCGAGGGTAG
- a CDS encoding EAL domain-containing protein codes for MAASETTAATAVPLPRPLQDLVTTALARWRATPEPWRAADGEAASLADAIGSGSLHVAYQPILALATRRPVAVEALIRLDDPGHPALDGAQSIIRVAEYSGLIAALGTQVLVRACAQLAAWRRDEQLRDLQIHVNVSPHQLRDDRFVEVVERTLEVTGLASSALVLEVTETAAFEGDGLAEATLTSLTNLGIEISIDDFGTGFASLELLASTPARSIKLDRSFVASVGELSDAPRGRALMVQAAIGLGHALGLRVVAEGIESERQARTLTAWGCTYGQGYHFARPARPEQLVLMPPPVATSDANTSPGRLDGLSEEVTELALATASVLAATAPDTAELRSDAMALAVLLAEASELDRREADTAAVLASLTDRPTRLVELLHPRSGSTPATELAHALAARPSVVPGACLGALASAARDLARAHADGRTLDDALAVLEATVAAGLRQRLEAWWRDERPSPSVTAELRGLERRLRHRDEAGRRLRSLTALTEAIGRSGSLEDVLEVTAEEARTALGAASVSISRLERDQACLRTLVNVGELAPQEQRRPTDEVYDLSDFPVAAARLMDRAIHIELADGGSIHKSERRLLHSLEKGSSAAIPIVIGGATWGEVYATTAMGDPPFTMADAPFVSAIANVVGLAIQGTEQVEQLSRLAGEDPLTRLANRRLLEQRLTMLLAEAPARTEVGLLMLDVDGLKDVNDEFGHAEGDAMLVRVGDVLSRTALTHPGALAARLAGDEFCLVVPGDGTGIETLVQHIRARLGDGPPPQPRLSAGFAVVRAGEADPSELLRRADAAQYRAKRTGAPLITFGPDVPTPGTSDPDPGVAVPRRRRASQTGDRGGATMAAVTRWRSMLGTRSASQRLETIGDAAVTLLDLSRWLLSEVPPGSPTMHIRAINVRRRSPGVTPFPPLDEQVYVVADFPATAAALRTGRGFHVHVDDPSADPAERALLAELGNKYVILLTETESDGTGWTIELFGDAESQPLDDAVALVEALASRTLGREVRCTSTSTP; via the coding sequence ATGGCCGCGTCCGAGACCACCGCTGCGACGGCGGTCCCGCTGCCACGCCCGCTCCAGGATCTGGTGACCACGGCCCTCGCGCGGTGGCGGGCGACCCCGGAGCCTTGGCGTGCCGCCGACGGCGAGGCGGCGAGCCTCGCCGACGCCATCGGTTCGGGCTCCCTCCACGTCGCCTACCAACCGATCCTCGCCCTGGCGACGCGGCGTCCGGTCGCGGTCGAGGCACTGATCCGGCTCGACGACCCGGGGCACCCGGCCCTCGACGGGGCGCAGAGCATCATCCGCGTCGCGGAGTACTCCGGTCTCATCGCGGCGCTCGGCACCCAGGTGCTCGTCCGGGCGTGCGCCCAGCTGGCCGCGTGGCGCCGCGACGAGCAGCTGCGCGACCTGCAGATCCACGTCAACGTCTCGCCGCACCAGCTCCGCGACGACCGGTTCGTCGAGGTCGTCGAGCGCACCCTGGAGGTCACCGGGCTGGCCTCGTCCGCGCTGGTCCTCGAGGTCACCGAGACGGCCGCCTTCGAGGGCGACGGCCTGGCCGAGGCGACGCTGACATCCCTGACCAACCTCGGGATCGAGATCTCGATCGATGACTTCGGGACCGGGTTCGCCTCCCTCGAACTGCTCGCCTCGACCCCGGCCCGGTCGATCAAGCTGGACCGCAGCTTCGTCGCCTCCGTCGGCGAGCTGTCCGACGCGCCCCGTGGTCGAGCGCTGATGGTCCAGGCGGCGATCGGGCTGGGGCACGCCCTCGGGCTGCGCGTCGTCGCCGAAGGCATCGAATCGGAGAGGCAGGCACGCACCCTGACCGCGTGGGGCTGCACCTACGGGCAGGGCTACCACTTCGCGAGGCCAGCGCGCCCGGAACAGCTCGTCCTGATGCCCCCGCCGGTTGCGACGTCCGACGCCAACACGTCGCCGGGCAGGCTCGACGGGTTGTCGGAGGAGGTCACCGAACTGGCGCTCGCCACCGCGTCGGTCCTTGCCGCGACCGCCCCGGACACCGCCGAGCTGCGTTCGGACGCCATGGCCCTCGCGGTCCTGCTCGCCGAGGCCTCCGAGCTCGACCGCCGCGAGGCCGACACCGCAGCGGTCCTGGCTTCCCTCACCGATCGACCGACGCGCCTCGTCGAACTCCTCCACCCACGGTCCGGTTCCACCCCCGCGACCGAGCTCGCACACGCCCTCGCAGCCCGCCCCTCCGTGGTGCCGGGAGCGTGCCTCGGTGCCCTCGCGTCGGCCGCCCGCGACCTGGCTCGCGCGCACGCCGACGGCCGGACCCTCGACGATGCCCTCGCGGTGCTCGAGGCCACGGTCGCGGCTGGACTCCGTCAGCGTCTCGAGGCCTGGTGGCGTGACGAACGGCCGAGCCCGTCGGTCACCGCCGAGCTCCGTGGGCTCGAGCGCCGCCTGCGCCACCGGGACGAGGCCGGCCGACGTCTCAGATCGCTCACGGCCCTGACCGAGGCGATCGGCCGCTCCGGCTCGCTCGAGGACGTGCTCGAGGTCACCGCAGAGGAGGCTCGCACGGCCCTCGGCGCAGCATCGGTGTCGATCTCGCGACTGGAACGCGACCAGGCGTGCCTCCGGACCCTCGTCAACGTCGGCGAGCTCGCGCCACAGGAACAGCGGCGTCCCACCGACGAGGTCTACGACCTCAGCGACTTCCCCGTGGCCGCCGCACGGCTGATGGACCGCGCGATCCACATCGAGCTCGCGGACGGTGGCTCCATCCACAAGAGCGAGAGGCGGTTGCTCCACAGCCTCGAGAAGGGTTCGAGCGCCGCCATCCCCATCGTCATCGGTGGCGCGACCTGGGGCGAGGTCTACGCCACGACGGCGATGGGTGACCCACCGTTCACGATGGCCGACGCCCCGTTCGTCAGCGCCATCGCCAACGTCGTAGGGCTGGCGATCCAGGGGACCGAGCAGGTTGAGCAACTGTCGCGCCTCGCCGGCGAGGACCCGCTGACCCGTCTGGCGAACCGGCGGCTCCTCGAACAGCGGCTGACGATGCTGCTGGCGGAGGCTCCGGCACGGACGGAGGTCGGGCTGCTGATGCTCGATGTCGACGGGCTGAAGGACGTCAACGACGAGTTCGGCCACGCCGAGGGTGACGCCATGCTCGTGCGCGTCGGGGACGTGCTGTCACGCACCGCGCTGACCCACCCCGGCGCGCTCGCCGCTCGGCTCGCGGGGGACGAGTTCTGCCTCGTCGTCCCCGGGGACGGCACCGGGATCGAGACGCTGGTCCAGCACATCCGCGCGCGCCTCGGCGACGGTCCGCCGCCACAGCCGCGCCTGTCGGCCGGGTTCGCCGTCGTCCGGGCCGGGGAAGCCGACCCGAGCGAGCTGCTGCGACGCGCGGACGCGGCCCAGTACCGCGCCAAACGGACGGGCGCGCCGCTGATCACCTTCGGTCCGGACGTGCCCACCCCCGGGACGTCCGATCCCGACCCCGGCGTCGCGGTACCGCGACGCCGCCGCGCGAGCCAGACCGGCGACCGCGGTGGGGCGACGATGGCTGCCGTCACCCGGTGGCGCAGCATGCTCGGGACGAGGTCGGCATCGCAACGCCTCGAGACCATCGGCGACGCCGCCGTGACGCTGCTCGATCTCAGCCGCTGGTTGCTGTCGGAGGTGCCCCCCGGCTCTCCCACGATGCACATCCGGGCGATCAACGTACGGCGGCGGTCACCCGGCGTGACGCCGTTCCCACCGCTCGACGAGCAGGTCTACGTGGTCGCCGACTTCCCGGCGACCGCCGCGGCGTTGCGCACCGGCCGCGGGTTCCACGTCCACGTGGACGACCCCAGCGCGGACCCGGCCGAACGGGCGCTGCTCGCGGAACTCGGGAACAAGTACGTCATCCTGCTCACCGAGACCGAGTCGGACGGCACCGGCTGGACGATCGAGCTGTTCGGCGACGCGGAGAGCCAACCGCTCGACGACGCGGTGGCGCTGGTCGAGGCGCTCGCATCCCGGACGCTCGGCCGCGAGGTCCGCTGCACCTCGACCTCCACCCCCTAG